A single Lusitaniella coriacea LEGE 07157 DNA region contains:
- a CDS encoding peptide chain release factor 1 — MNDPIRRFKQQPWLPLFRVAGLTTLVVILIEVIVLFSVTHSAFVAEIFSILRSGSLSIILSFVAAMGVGTLGVYLCERFSPQVYLNTASLWALILCLLCGMGLKSAIKFPSILVGFSMVTLIGIMIGVFWRNRAYWR, encoded by the coding sequence ATGAACGATCCCATACGCCGATTTAAACAGCAACCTTGGCTTCCTTTATTTCGAGTTGCAGGTTTAACAACTTTGGTTGTTATCTTGATTGAAGTAATCGTGCTTTTTTCAGTCACACACTCCGCTTTTGTTGCTGAAATATTCAGCATTCTTCGTTCGGGTAGTCTGTCAATTATTTTGTCCTTTGTTGCAGCAATGGGAGTCGGGACATTAGGTGTTTATTTGTGCGAACGTTTTTCGCCACAAGTGTACTTGAATACAGCGAGTCTTTGGGCATTGATCTTATGTTTGCTATGCGGTATGGGACTCAAATCCGCCATCAAATTTCCTTCTATCTTAGTTGGTTTTTCGATGGTGACTTTAATTGGAATTATGATTGGTGTTTTTTGGAGAAATCGAGCCTATTGGCGGTAG
- the gap gene encoding type I glyceraldehyde-3-phosphate dehydrogenase — protein sequence MGTVKVGINGFGRIGRLVFRGACANPEIEVLGINDLVAPENLAYLLKYDSTHGPFQGTVEAKSDGIVVNDRFIPCTSERNPEALPWGKLGVEYVVESTGLFTTHDTASKHLQAGAKRVVISAPTKDPERVKTLLVGVNHQSYDPANDVIVSNASCTTNCLAPIAKVINDNFGLAEGLMTTVHAMTATQPTVDGPSKKDFRSGRGATQNIIPASTGAAKAVTLVLPELKGKLTGMAFRVPTPDVSVVDLTFRTEKETSYKEICAAMKAASEGEMKGILGYTEDAVVSSDFTGDAHSSTFDAGAGIELNANFFKIVSWYDNEWGYSMRMIDLILSMVAQG from the coding sequence ATGGGAACTGTTAAAGTTGGTATCAATGGATTTGGTCGTATCGGACGCTTGGTTTTTCGAGGCGCGTGTGCGAACCCAGAGATTGAAGTCCTTGGCATTAACGATCTCGTTGCGCCAGAAAATCTCGCCTACTTACTCAAATACGACTCCACCCACGGTCCCTTCCAAGGAACCGTCGAAGCCAAATCCGATGGGATTGTTGTCAACGATCGTTTTATTCCCTGCACGTCCGAAAGGAACCCCGAAGCGCTTCCCTGGGGCAAATTAGGCGTTGAATATGTCGTCGAATCCACAGGTTTATTTACCACCCACGACACCGCATCCAAGCACTTGCAAGCTGGGGCAAAGCGCGTTGTTATCTCTGCACCCACTAAAGATCCCGAACGGGTCAAAACCCTGTTAGTGGGAGTTAACCATCAAAGTTACGACCCAGCAAATGATGTCATCGTTTCTAACGCTAGTTGCACGACCAATTGCCTTGCACCCATTGCCAAAGTGATTAACGACAACTTCGGGCTAGCAGAAGGTCTGATGACCACCGTTCACGCCATGACCGCAACGCAACCCACCGTTGACGGGCCCAGTAAAAAAGACTTTCGTAGCGGACGCGGCGCTACCCAAAACATCATTCCCGCTTCAACAGGGGCAGCTAAAGCGGTTACACTCGTGCTGCCAGAATTGAAAGGGAAACTGACCGGGATGGCATTTCGGGTTCCCACGCCGGATGTTTCGGTGGTTGATTTAACGTTCCGCACAGAAAAAGAAACCAGTTACAAGGAAATTTGTGCGGCGATGAAAGCGGCATCAGAAGGAGAAATGAAGGGCATTTTAGGCTACACCGAAGATGCGGTCGTTTCCTCCGATTTTACAGGAGATGCCCATTCGAGTACCTTTGATGCGGGGGCGGGAATTGAGTTGAATGCCAATTTCTTTAAGATCGTGTCTTGGTATGACAATGAATGGGGTTATTCGATGCGAATGATTGACCTAATTTTGTCGATGGTTGCTCAAGGGTAA
- a CDS encoding ATP-binding cassette domain-containing protein, which produces MNGRVSMQNTIRVQGLYKHYGTLAAVKGIDFKVKEGEIFGLIGPDGAGKTTTFHILAGVMEATGGTVEILGKSPRDARLFAGYLTQKFSLYLDLSIDENLRYSAGLRQVPESLFKERREKYLRLMSLESFNTRLAGRLSGGMKQKLALCCALISQPEVLLLDEPTTGVDPVSRREFWDVLAAIAHEGVTIVVATPYLDEAERCNRIALMHEGDIQQIGTLGELREALGLQRLEVRTPQLAVAEKVLQPSQSPSSIVDIQPFGDRLDVLVTDAEAGETAVQECFQHHNIELKDLQRTEPTLENVFVSRLRATGDEPAYIPFPAQTLPQNKTDRAICAIAAHNLQKTFGEFQAVKGVNLEIRYGEIYGLLGANGAGKTTTIKMLCGLLPATAGEMSLGGQTGQLRSSALRQRIGYMSQKFTLYDDLSILQNLEFYCGVYGVPRRWRRSKIDWVLETCGLVGKEKMLTGQLPGGWKQRVAFGASVMHEPEILFLDEPTSGVDPLARRQFWRFINEFARSGTAILVTTHYLEEAEQCNRMGFMVAGEVVAQGSPSEIKAEQPGQLFEVVLNRVQEASDLLKTLLAAWRVSIFGDRLHLVLDDPQAELAQVRATLETEGITVQSLRPIPFSLEDAFIGIVQRSESSEKAA; this is translated from the coding sequence ATGAATGGGCGCGTATCGATGCAAAATACAATTCGAGTGCAGGGATTGTACAAACACTACGGCACGTTAGCCGCAGTGAAGGGGATTGATTTTAAGGTTAAGGAAGGGGAAATTTTCGGCTTAATTGGCCCTGATGGTGCGGGAAAAACCACGACGTTCCACATTTTAGCGGGGGTGATGGAGGCGACGGGGGGAACGGTAGAAATTCTGGGGAAATCTCCTCGCGATGCGCGTTTGTTTGCGGGATATTTAACGCAAAAGTTCTCTCTCTACCTGGATCTCAGTATTGATGAAAATTTGCGCTACAGTGCGGGGTTGCGTCAAGTTCCCGAATCTCTTTTTAAGGAACGGCGCGAGAAATACTTGCGGTTGATGAGCTTGGAATCCTTTAATACTCGCTTGGCGGGTCGTCTTTCGGGGGGGATGAAGCAAAAACTCGCACTGTGTTGTGCGTTGATTTCCCAACCGGAGGTTTTGCTACTTGACGAACCGACCACAGGAGTCGATCCTGTCTCTCGTCGAGAGTTTTGGGATGTCCTTGCCGCGATCGCGCACGAAGGCGTTACGATCGTTGTAGCAACCCCCTACCTCGATGAGGCAGAACGGTGCAATCGCATTGCCTTGATGCACGAAGGGGACATTCAACAAATCGGAACCTTGGGGGAATTGCGAGAGGCATTAGGGTTACAGCGTTTGGAAGTGCGTACCCCTCAATTAGCCGTTGCAGAGAAGGTGTTGCAACCGTCCCAATCTCCTTCCTCCATTGTAGATATCCAACCTTTTGGCGATCGCCTCGACGTTCTCGTTACTGATGCTGAAGCAGGGGAAACGGCGGTGCAAGAATGCTTTCAACACCACAATATCGAACTCAAAGATTTACAACGAACCGAACCCACCCTAGAAAATGTGTTCGTCAGTCGCCTACGCGCGACAGGGGACGAACCTGCTTATATCCCTTTTCCCGCACAGACTTTACCTCAGAATAAAACAGATCGCGCGATCTGCGCGATCGCGGCGCACAACCTGCAAAAAACCTTCGGCGAATTCCAAGCCGTCAAAGGAGTCAATCTCGAAATCCGCTACGGCGAAATCTACGGCTTATTGGGAGCCAACGGCGCGGGAAAAACCACTACCATTAAAATGCTGTGCGGCTTACTCCCCGCCACCGCAGGGGAAATGTCCTTGGGGGGACAAACCGGACAGTTGCGCAGCAGTGCATTGCGCCAGCGCATCGGCTACATGAGTCAAAAATTCACCCTCTACGACGACTTAAGCATCCTGCAAAACCTCGAATTTTACTGCGGAGTTTATGGGGTTCCCCGACGATGGCGGCGCAGCAAAATCGATTGGGTTCTCGAAACCTGCGGGTTAGTGGGGAAGGAAAAGATGCTCACGGGTCAACTACCGGGAGGCTGGAAACAGCGCGTCGCCTTTGGCGCATCGGTGATGCACGAACCTGAAATCCTCTTTCTCGACGAACCCACCTCCGGGGTAGACCCTTTAGCGCGCCGTCAGTTCTGGCGATTTATTAATGAATTTGCTCGTTCTGGAACGGCAATTCTCGTCACAACGCACTATTTAGAAGAAGCGGAACAATGCAACCGCATGGGGTTTATGGTTGCGGGGGAAGTGGTCGCGCAGGGTTCCCCCAGCGAGATTAAAGCCGAACAACCGGGTCAACTCTTTGAAGTGGTTCTCAATCGCGTCCAGGAGGCTTCCGATCTCCTGAAAACCTTACTGGCGGCGTGGCGCGTCTCCATCTTTGGCGATCGTTTGCACCTTGTTCTCGACGACCCCCAAGCCGAATTAGCGCAGGTTCGCGCAACCCTAGAGACAGAAGGGATTACAGTCCAATCCTTGCGTCCTATTCCTTTCTCTCTCGAAGATGCATTTATCGGAATCGTTCAACGCTCAGAATCCAGTGAGAAAGCGGCATGA
- a CDS encoding ABC transporter permease: protein MKRIFSQCIKELAQFRRDRLTVALAFLLPFITLIVFGFAIRLEAKNIPIFIQDFDSTPLSRSYVERIFATNQFVPIATPSSNDPQVIIDRGLAKVAVIIPSDFSRKIQSGLNSDIQVLVDGSDVNNARVIRNSIKATTLNFLRSSGLQSTPNKIAAKIRLWFNPGRQEALYIIPGLYGLILWIYPSLLASVAMVREKTQGTILQVYASTLSATELLLGKGLAYLLVGIAETIFIMGSGSIIWKIGFQGDPTPLLLGTLIFLADSVTFGLLIGIRAATQTAAIQAVALIGFLSALLLSGFIYPLNNIPFPLSWVSRIIPARYYLNITRDAYVRGTGWTSVGFSFLILILLGFLLFNIARMGLKRMQLSD, encoded by the coding sequence ATGAAGAGAATTTTTTCCCAGTGTATCAAAGAACTCGCACAATTTCGGCGCGATCGCCTTACAGTTGCCCTTGCCTTTTTACTCCCCTTTATCACCTTAATTGTTTTCGGTTTTGCCATTCGCCTAGAAGCCAAAAATATTCCCATCTTTATCCAAGATTTTGATAGTACTCCTCTCAGCCGTTCCTACGTCGAGCGAATATTTGCAACAAATCAATTCGTTCCCATTGCAACCCCTTCCTCAAACGATCCTCAAGTCATTATCGATCGCGGATTAGCAAAAGTTGCAGTTATTATCCCATCAGACTTTAGCCGTAAAATTCAATCGGGTTTAAATAGCGACATTCAGGTTCTTGTTGATGGAAGCGATGTGAATAATGCCAGAGTGATTCGCAACAGTATTAAAGCAACAACCTTAAACTTTTTACGCAGTTCCGGTTTGCAATCCACCCCCAACAAAATTGCCGCAAAAATTCGCCTGTGGTTTAATCCCGGTAGACAAGAAGCACTCTATATTATTCCTGGTTTGTATGGTTTGATTTTATGGATTTATCCCTCCCTACTCGCTTCTGTTGCAATGGTTCGAGAGAAAACCCAAGGTACAATCCTGCAAGTTTATGCCTCCACCTTAAGCGCCACCGAACTACTCTTAGGGAAAGGATTAGCCTATCTTTTAGTTGGTATCGCCGAAACAATTTTCATCATGGGATCTGGATCGATTATTTGGAAAATTGGATTCCAAGGCGATCCCACTCCCCTGTTATTGGGAACCCTCATTTTTCTAGCCGATTCAGTTACCTTCGGCTTGCTCATTGGCATCCGTGCTGCAACACAAACCGCCGCAATTCAAGCCGTTGCACTCATTGGATTCCTGTCCGCCTTGCTTCTTTCTGGCTTCATTTATCCCCTCAACAATATCCCCTTTCCCCTCTCCTGGGTTTCTAGAATCATTCCCGCTCGATACTATTTAAACATCACGCGCGATGCTTATGTACGAGGGACGGGATGGACAAGTGTGGGATTCTCTTTCCTCATTTTAATCCTCCTCGGATTCTTACTCTTTAACATCGCGCGAATGGGTTTAAAACGAATGCAATTATCAGATTGA
- a CDS encoding helix-turn-helix domain-containing protein: MLPNLGTFTVASSSDTIRVMGRAGKALRHALEAHDISQNRLAITLGIDRSKVFRWFHEKTDPTAETVADIVKALNAIDSTAAESFIKLYLGDLLRDREGE, from the coding sequence ATGTTACCTAACTTGGGAACATTTACCGTCGCCTCCTCCTCTGACACAATCAGAGTCATGGGAAGAGCAGGTAAAGCCCTCAGACACGCATTAGAAGCTCATGACATTAGCCAGAACAGACTGGCAATTACTTTGGGTATCGATCGCTCAAAGGTCTTTCGCTGGTTTCATGAGAAAACCGACCCAACAGCAGAAACCGTTGCGGATATTGTTAAGGCACTTAACGCGATCGACTCAACCGCTGCCGAATCCTTTATAAAGTTATATTTAGGAGATTTATTGCGCGATCGCGAGGGTGAGTAA